The DNA region GGTGCCTCCATTCCTCACTGGCGCAGGTGAGGGAGGTGGCCCCATTTCATTGATTATCATATCGTATCGTATCGCTTACCATTGCTGCTTCTGCCTCTGCCTTCTGTTTCCTTTTCCCTGTTCTCATCATCAGCTTCTTCCCTGCAATTTTTTGCTCCTCGGACCTGTCCTGGAACATGACATCTGCATGCAATATCTCTTACTTTTTGCAGGAATATCCCCACACTGTCCGAGAAGTTCACTGTTTATGCGATTGACCTTCTTGGCTTTGGTGCTTCTGACAAGCCTGCTGGCTTTACCTATACCATGGAGGACTGGGCTCAGGCACGTGCCCCTCTCTGTTTACCTTGACTTGACTTTGAGATGCTTCTCTCTTTCACGTCAGTAGCACAGCATCAAACAGCGATTCCCTTCCTGAATCTGTCTgaacttcctttttttctattGTCTCCTCCTTCAATTTGATTATGATTCTagcatccctttttttttttcattttttcattttgagaCAGTTGATATTGGATTTCTTGGATGAAATAGTTCAACAACCAGCTGTGTTGGTGGGCAACTCTGTCGGCAGTCTTGCCTGTGTAATTGCTGCCTCAGCCCGTAAGTTCGAGTCGGATTGACTCATGACTGGCCTGTTGGTGCATccattttattcatttttttttattggttgGCGTGTTGTGTAGCAGAATATCGTCGGAGCACGGACATGGTTTGTGGGCTTGTGCTGTTAAACTGTGCTGGTGGCATGAACAGCAAGGCCATTGTTGATGATTGGAGGATAAAGCTGTTACTCCCACTTCTCTGGTTCTTCGACTTTTTATTGAAGCAACGGGGAATAGCTTCAGTCATATTCGAGCGTGTGAAGCAGAGGTCCGCTCTGCTGTCATTTGATCCttattttcaaaatcttaAAGTGAAAGGAGTTAGTTACTGACTTCTCTCCATACAGGGATAACCTCAAGGATATATTGCTATCTGTGTATGGGAATAAGGCATCTGTAGATGATGAGTTAGTTGAGGTACTAGATCATTTCTGCTTCCCTCGCCCCCTCCCCTTTTATCCCCCCTTCCGCAATTTCTTCCATTTAACTGGTATCTGCTGAGAAGTTCTGCCTTCACATACCAAATGCAGATAATTAGGGAACCAGCAAATGATGAGGGCGCACTGGATGCATTTATCTCCATAGTGACTGGCCCCCCTGGCCCAAACCCAGTGCAACTTATGCCAACTGTCTCAATGCCTGTTCTCGTTCTATGGGGCGATCAAGACCCATTTACACCTCTGGATGGGCCTGTCGGTAAGTACTTCTCTGCCTTGCCCTCCAATGCTCCAAATGTGAGCCTCTCCATATTACCAGGGGTAGGCCACTGCCCTCATGATGACAGACCCGATTTGGTCCACGAGAAGTTGCTTCCCTGGCTAGATTGTATCTTTAGCTTTTGATGAGTTTGCTGTAACAACAATTGCTGCTTCTTAAAGTCCAGCAATCCATTGCTCTGCCTTCTCAGTATTAGCCTGTACACTTGCAGCAAAGTGCTGCATAAAGTTTTAGCAGTTCCTCAGCTGTATATTCTCTCTTCGAACAATGAAGAAATAGTTTGTGGTAGcaaagaaagggaagaaaCGTAATGTATGCCAATCAGTATATATCCATATTTCCAAGCATATATTATTTAGAAGAAGACAAGTGCCAGTGCTAAAAGCGTATCTTCATGGAACAGACCAACAACAATGAgatcagccaaaaaaaaaatatacagaGGCTTGGGAGAGCCTTGTTGATATCTGTAAAATTCAGAAGGAAGGATGCTCTTTAATCAAGATTTCACCATCCTAAAGGGTAGCCAAGACTCAGATAGGGTAGCCAGGACTCAGATTGGAGTATGGTGGAATGATGGA from Punica granatum isolate Tunisia-2019 chromosome 3, ASM765513v2, whole genome shotgun sequence includes:
- the LOC116198605 gene encoding pheophytinase, chloroplastic isoform X1 — encoded protein: MDARVISPAVSSSTVLVRPSFFRRQEMLMMRSIITLPSSSKWKPHFDGGTRAKISRKGARTALLVISSSSASSTEAQIGGDILEIADIRDGCRKWLWKGQYSINYFVSGPSSAPPPYAKPPPVLLLVHGFGASIPHWRRNIPTLSEKFTVYAIDLLGFGASDKPAGFTYTMEDWAQLILDFLDEIVQQPAVLVGNSVGSLACVIAASAPEYRRSTDMVCGLVLLNCAGGMNSKAIVDDWRIKLLLPLLWFFDFLLKQRGIASVIFERVKQRDNLKDILLSVYGNKASVDDELVEIIREPANDEGALDAFISIVTGPPGPNPVQLMPTVSMPVLVLWGDQDPFTPLDGPVGKYFSALPSNAPNVSLSILPGVGHCPHDDRPDLVHEKLLPWLDCIFSF
- the LOC116198605 gene encoding pheophytinase, chloroplastic isoform X2; its protein translation is MDARVISPAVSSSTVLVRPSFFRRQEMLMMRSIITLPSSSKWKPHFDGGTRAKISRKGARTALLVISSSSASSTEAQIGGDILEIADIRDGCRKWLWKGQYSINYFVSGPSSAPPPYAKPPPVLLLVHGFGASIPHWRRNIPTLSEKFTVYAIDLLGFGASDKPAGFTYTMEDWAQLILDFLDEIVQQPAVLVGNSVGSLACVIAASAQYRRSTDMVCGLVLLNCAGGMNSKAIVDDWRIKLLLPLLWFFDFLLKQRGIASVIFERVKQRDNLKDILLSVYGNKASVDDELVEIIREPANDEGALDAFISIVTGPPGPNPVQLMPTVSMPVLVLWGDQDPFTPLDGPVGKYFSALPSNAPNVSLSILPGVGHCPHDDRPDLVHEKLLPWLDCIFSF